One region of Candidatus Eisenbacteria bacterium genomic DNA includes:
- a CDS encoding EthD domain-containing protein, translating to MVKLVFLCRRRPDLSPAEYTERLLAGHVPIALRHHPSMRKYVVNVVEGRRAGAEELDSIGELSFASVDDFRERLYDTEEGRRIVERDVAGFLGGAHAYVTTEHVQKAPAAPPPLGTRSPGVKIVGLVRRPAGTSHAAFVEHWLTRHVPLALVHHPGLHKYVTNVVDQRLGDAPDWDGIAELHFPSVEAMRTGFFDSPEGERIIREDMPRFIGLTWGYDVAEYVQKA from the coding sequence ATGGTGAAGCTCGTCTTCCTCTGCCGGCGCCGTCCCGACCTCTCGCCCGCCGAGTACACGGAACGCCTGCTCGCGGGGCACGTCCCGATCGCGCTCCGCCACCATCCCAGCATGCGCAAGTACGTCGTCAACGTCGTCGAGGGACGGCGCGCCGGAGCCGAGGAGCTCGACTCGATCGGCGAGCTGTCGTTCGCGAGCGTCGACGACTTCCGCGAACGGCTCTACGACACGGAGGAAGGGCGGCGGATCGTCGAGCGTGACGTCGCCGGCTTCCTCGGCGGCGCGCACGCCTACGTCACGACCGAGCACGTGCAGAAGGCGCCCGCGGCTCCGCCGCCACTCGGGACGCGGTCGCCGGGCGTGAAGATCGTCGGCCTCGTGCGCCGGCCTGCCGGCACGAGCCACGCCGCGTTCGTCGAGCACTGGCTCACCCGGCACGTCCCGCTCGCGCTCGTCCACCATCCGGGCCTGCACAAGTACGTGACCAACGTCGTCGACCAGCGTCTGGGCGACGCGCCCGACTGGGACGGCATCGCCGAGCTGCACTTCCCGTCGGTGGAGGCGATGCGGACCGGCTTCTTCGACTCGCCCGAGGGCGAGCGCATCATCCGCGAGGACATGCCCCGCTTCATCGGCCTCACCTGGGGCTACGACGTCGCGGAGTACGTCCAGAAGGCTTGA
- a CDS encoding HAD-IB family hydrolase codes for MPWAEITREIDEGPAGPQVGAFFDLDRTLVAGFSVFTFLLDGLLGGRIGPGGIAQFLRGALWFQLGQTGFSGFLSETLTLLGGASENDFEALAERVFAERMAADVYPEARALVHAHLRKGHTVAIVSSATRYQTEPLARDLGIPHVLCTRLEVENGRFTGRVVKPTCYGEGKLLAARQLAGEHGVDLAQSFFYTDSDEDLPLLEGVGRPRPTNPNTRLAAIARRRGWPTRTFWTRGTPALMDVVRTSLAIGSFFSAVLVGLPIVALDRGTRRWANVAATTWGELGTALAGIEVRVSGEAHLWSHRPAVFIFNHQSAVDVLLLCKLLRRDFVAISKQEVRRNPFFGPLFAAAGTVFIDRFNRSKAIEALRPAIEALESGLSIAIAPEGTRMPTPRLGRFKKGAFHLAMAAGVPIVPLVFRNALDALPKHGIILRPTTIEVVVHPPISTASWQHGDLETHIAEIERLYADTMGV; via the coding sequence GTGCCGTGGGCCGAGATCACCCGCGAGATCGACGAGGGACCGGCCGGCCCGCAGGTGGGGGCGTTCTTCGATCTCGACCGCACGCTCGTCGCCGGCTTCTCCGTCTTCACGTTTCTGCTCGACGGCCTCCTCGGCGGCCGCATCGGACCGGGCGGAATCGCGCAGTTCCTGCGCGGTGCGCTCTGGTTCCAGCTCGGCCAGACCGGGTTTTCCGGGTTTCTCTCCGAGACGCTCACGCTGCTCGGCGGCGCATCGGAGAACGACTTCGAGGCGCTCGCCGAGCGCGTGTTCGCAGAGCGCATGGCGGCTGACGTGTACCCGGAGGCGCGGGCCCTCGTGCACGCGCACCTCCGCAAGGGGCACACGGTGGCCATCGTCTCGTCGGCGACGCGCTACCAGACCGAGCCGCTGGCGCGCGATCTCGGCATCCCACACGTGCTCTGCACGCGTCTCGAGGTCGAGAACGGCCGGTTCACGGGACGCGTCGTGAAGCCCACGTGCTACGGCGAGGGCAAGCTGCTCGCCGCGCGACAGCTCGCGGGCGAGCACGGCGTGGACCTCGCCCAGAGCTTCTTCTACACCGACAGCGACGAGGACCTGCCGCTGCTGGAAGGCGTCGGCCGCCCGCGTCCGACCAATCCGAACACCCGCCTGGCGGCGATCGCGCGGCGGCGTGGATGGCCGACGCGCACGTTCTGGACGCGTGGCACGCCGGCCTTGATGGACGTCGTGCGCACGTCGCTCGCGATCGGGAGCTTCTTCTCGGCGGTGCTGGTCGGACTGCCCATCGTCGCCCTCGATCGCGGGACGCGGCGCTGGGCCAACGTCGCCGCGACCACGTGGGGCGAGCTGGGGACGGCGCTCGCGGGCATCGAGGTGCGGGTCAGCGGGGAAGCGCACCTCTGGTCGCACCGGCCGGCCGTCTTCATCTTCAACCACCAGAGCGCGGTCGACGTGCTGCTGCTGTGCAAGCTCCTGCGCCGCGACTTCGTCGCGATCAGCAAGCAGGAGGTCCGCAGGAACCCGTTCTTCGGCCCGCTCTTCGCGGCCGCCGGCACGGTCTTCATCGACCGCTTCAACCGCTCGAAGGCGATCGAGGCGCTGCGGCCCGCGATCGAGGCGCTCGAGAGCGGCCTCTCGATCGCGATCGCCCCCGAGGGCACGCGCATGCCGACGCCGCGCCTGGGACGGTTCAAGAAGGGCGCCTTCCACCTCGCGATGGCCGCCGGCGTGCCCATCGTGCCGCTCGTCTTCCGCAACGCCCTCGACGCGCTCCCGAAGCACGGCATCATCCTGCGCCCGACGACGATCGAGGTCGTCGTCCATCCGCCGATCTCGACCGCGAGCTGGCAGCACGGCGACCTCGAGACGCACATCGCGGAGATCGAGCGACTGTACGCCGACACCATGGGCGTGTGA